Within the Pan troglodytes isolate AG18354 chromosome 2, NHGRI_mPanTro3-v2.0_pri, whole genome shotgun sequence genome, the region tcatgttggccaggctggtctcaaactcctgacctcaggtgatccacccatatcggcctcccaaagtgctgggattacaggcgtgagccaccgcgcccagccagaaggtGGCATATTTATAGCAAAGGAAATAGCATGTGTTTTGGTTGATGTAAATATATAAGCTATAACATGTAGTGTTTCTCTTTAGAACAGTCGGGTATGCTGTTACAGTTTTAGATAAATGTGAAGCAAATGATGATAAACTGGATCTGACTGACTGTGCTGAGTCTGTTCAATCCAACCCTGAGCTTCATGTTCTGTCTCTTACCCTCCAAATAGACCAATGCCCCCATCAATTCCATCGCTCTTCTTTCAGGAGCATGCAAGTCGTCCCCTTGGACAAACAGATCACAATCATAGATAGTCCGAGCTTCATCGTATCTCCACTTAATTCCTCCTCTGCGCTTGCTCTGCGAAGTCCAGCAAGTATTGAAGTAGTAAAACCGATGGAGGCTGCCAGTGCCATCCTTTCCCAGGCTGATGCTCGACAGGTAAAAGGACCCCTTCTCATTAGCTCCTTGGAGCCATCTTCTTTCATCATAAGCATTTTGAGTAGAAAAATTTTGGAAGTGTTTTAAAGTACTGGCATGTCAGATGAAGGACAGCtcctttgtttggtttttttttttaaggtagtaCTGAAATATACTGTCCCAGGCTACAGGAATTCTCTGGAATTTTTTACTATGCTTGCTCAGAGAAGAGGTATGCACCAAAAAGGTGGAATCCCAAATGTTGAAGGTGCTGCCAAACTGCTGTGGTCTGAGTGGACAGGGTAAGCTTTCTTTTCTGTTGGCATTTTGGTGACCACTAGAATAAACCTTCTTTTGAcacatcttatttttaatatcagtGCCTCATTAGCTTACTATTGCCATCCCCCTACATCTTGGACTCCTCCTCCATATTTTAATGAGAGTGTTGTGGTAGACATGAAAAGCGGCTTCAATCTGGAAGAACTGGAAAAGAACAATGCACAGAGCATAAGAGGTGAGAATTGTGTGTCGCTGCTGTCTTCATCAGCTGACAGGCCAGTGGAGCTCTTACCTGTTTACATGGGCTTGCTTTCTTTCCCAGCCATCAAGGGCCCTCATTTGGCCAATAGCATCCTTTTCCAGTCTTCCGGTCTGACAAATGgaataatagaagaaaaggaCATACATGAAGAATTGCCAAAACggaaagaaaggaagcaggaggagagggaggatgaCAAAGACAGTGACCAGGAAATTGTTGATGAAGAAGTTGATGTAAGTGTGTCCTCCATGAGTTAAAACTGAAGTGAGTTTTCTAGCATTATAATACATAATGGAAGGAACTGAAGATAGGAAATATTTGAGGCTTGTGATCCATTAGCCTTAATTTTGCACATCCCGTTATATGTACCTCCAAAGAGTTAATTTTTCAGGTACATAACTACTTGGATTAAATGAGCAGACAAGGGCTGCTAATCCAGCACTATTTTTCTTTGTCACACAGGAAAACAGCTCAGGCATGTTTGCTGCAGAAGAGACGGGGGAGGCACTGTCTGAGGAGACTACAGCAGGTGAGGCAGGCAAAAGGGGTTCTAACGAAGCAGCATGGTATAGAATcacttttactttttgaaaataaaatctctttattttcctgCAATATAGGTGAACAGTCTACAAGGTCTTTTATCTTGGATAAAATCATTGAAGAGGATGATGCTTATGACTTCAGTACAGATTATGTGTAACAGAACAATggctttttatgatttttttttaacattttaagcaGACTGCTAAACTGTTCTCTGTATAAGTTATGGTATGCATGAGCTGTGTAAATTTtgtgaatatgtattatattaaaaCCAGGCAACTTGGAATCCCCAAATTCTGTAAAAAGACAATTCATCTCATTGTGAGTGGAAGTAGTTATctggaataaaaaaagaagatacctattgaaaaatgtaagttttatttaCAGATCAGGCCACAGGTTACAAAATTAAAACCAACAGCAGTTTTGAATTATCTGTACCAGCTAGCTGAACTAGCCATATCAGTTCTTCTTTCCAGTCATTCAGCATTGTAGTAAGAAAACACTTGGTAAGGCAGATGGAGACATATTTATAGTCTATAGTCTGTCTGGGAAGCTGACTGCCAGACAGGGCAGTTTGTCATCTTTACCTAGCTGACACATCTTTTTCCATGGCTTGCTACTGATAGGCATTGAAGCCTAGCAACTGTTACTTCCCACACATGCTATCTTCCAGGACTTCCTGAGAAATGCTTACAGTTCAAATTCTGTTTCACTTTATGTTTGAGATCTCGGTATATCTTCGGATTAGGTTGAATTTGCCTGTTGGGTCTGGAATATACCATTTTTCCCAAACATCAGTATATGAAGCAGTCCTTCCCCATGGCTTAAAATGTCCATTCCAATGGAGTAACTTGGCAGCCTTTACAAACTGAGGTGAATATCGTTTTCCAGCACTGGAACCTTATATTTGAGACAAAAATAGCCACATCATTGCGCCATGTGAAATTGTGCAGAAAACTTAAGGGAAACAAAGAATATACCCCATCCCTAAGGATAGTTCTTTAGATACCAATTCTTTACTAGCTTATGCCACTGGTTAATTCTACTTACCAAGGTGGCGGACATTCCACATAGGATCGATGGTAGAGTGCTGTTGATAAAATACGATAAGCAGAGGAGGTGTTGTGATGCTACCAGCCAGGGTTCTGCTATACAGTCCCTCTCTTGGTGGGACAGAAAACAAATGTTTGTTAGTGAAAAGTACTAACTCCTGTTAGTCAAGACTCTAGGAATTGAAATACAACAGTTTTTCACAGCTAGGCCAGTTACATACTTACTCTACATTGAGTTTCATCCATTTTTCCAGTTGGTTAGTTATATTCTGTCGTTTCCATTCCGTCAGGTTTGCAACAAAAACTCCAGGATTAAATGAGCAAGTGCTGGCTTTCATGGAAAGCTTAcgaattctttcctttttatagtCAAGATAGCCAATGTAattgtactaaaaacacaaataggaTATATGTACTTACTGCTTCAAACAGAATAGATACAATTTTATAGCCAGTAGAGAGAAGAGCTGTTAAACTATGACTTCTTCAGATTAGAAAATAGATATTTGAAATTCCAAGTTAGAATAGGAACCTAGATGTTGACATAATAAACCAGATGTTCAAGAACAATTAGGCTGTCAAGTCCATGAAGAAGTCTACAGAAAAGCAGGCTTGAGTTTTGGGATGAAATTATTGGGGAGTGTAAATTGCAGCAAAAGAGTTCCCTGAATTTGCAACCTCTTCCCATTAAACAATATTGTAGGAAGAGGGGTGTTTGGTAAGCAATTTACCTGGTTTCCTGCTCCACGGATGACAACTTTAGTAGAGGCTGAATCACAATCTTCTGAAAATGCAGCTGCATGTCCTGGCTTCAGTGCTGTATTGTAAAGGGCAAGAATATCACCTGAAATAGACAAGATGTTAAGATT harbors:
- the GLT8D1 gene encoding glycosyltransferase 8 domain-containing protein 1; protein product: MSFRKVNIIILVLAVALFLLVLHHNFLSLSSLLRNEVTDSGIVGPQPIDFVPNALRHAVDGRQEEIPVVIAASEDRLGGAIAAINSIQHNTRSNVIFYIVTLNNTADHLRSWLNSDSLKSIRYKIVNFDPKLLEGKVKEDPDQGESMKPLTFARFYLPILVPSAKKAIYMDDDVIVQGDILALYNTALKPGHAAAFSEDCDSASTKVVIRGAGNQYNYIGYLDYKKERIRKLSMKASTCSFNPGVFVANLTEWKRQNITNQLEKWMKLNVEEGLYSRTLAGSITTPPLLIVFYQQHSTIDPMWNVRHLGSSAGKRYSPQFVKAAKLLHWNGHFKPWGRTASYTDVWEKWYIPDPTGKFNLIRRYTEISNIK